The Calditrichota bacterium genome includes the window TTTCTGCTCCCTCCTCGTAACAATGCGCTAGTCCCCAAACCGTGTGTCCCCCCACGACGATCCTCACCTCGCTCTGAGCGGCGCTCGCAACGAGCCCGCGCGGCAGATTGGTAATGGCATTGCCAAAGCGGTCGAAATACACGACCTGACCCCTCGCTCTCCGGCCCTCCACCACAGGCTGCACAATGACGAATTTCACCACCGACTCGACACGCGGCCCCAGCTCCTCCAAGGGCAAGCCCAAGGAGAGGTGCGCCGCGATGGGGGCAAAGACGTCCCGTCCGTGGAATGTTGCGCTCACCTCCGCAAGGCACGAGT containing:
- a CDS encoding SAM-dependent chlorinase/fluorinase is translated as SCLAEVSATFHGRDVFAPIAAHLSLGLPLEELGPRVESVVKFVIVQPVVEGRRARGQVVYFDRFGNAITNLPRGLVASAAQSEVRIVVGGHTVWGLAHCYEEGAEKTPIALWGSSGYLEIAVRRASARDLLGLTRGQEVVIEWRGA